A window of Hippoglossus stenolepis isolate QCI-W04-F060 chromosome 16, HSTE1.2, whole genome shotgun sequence contains these coding sequences:
- the mapk8ip3 gene encoding C-Jun-amino-terminal kinase-interacting protein 3 isoform X14, protein MMELQIDEVVYQDDYGSGSVMSERVSGLANSIYREFERLIRSYDEEVVKELMPLVVNVLENLDGVLTENQEHEVELELLKEDNEQLITQYEREKALRKQAEEKFIEFEDALEAEKKDLQVQVEFLELQGKQLELKTKNYSDQITRLEERESDTKKEYNALHQRHTEMIQTYVEHIERSKMQQAGTNSQSEGPGCGRTKAERPPSLSLYPSGEGMVRGGLGGARMMPGKDTWQVSELGQSISSSAYQEDGSESDSVAATPSSTGSKSNTPTSSVPSATVTPINEGCLPNSEFDAMRAGNHRKSAKRLSRNMEVQVSQETRNVSIGMGSSDEWSEFQEIIDSTPELDMCVDHRGYGGGNSPSQGIVNEAFGINTDSLYHEIKDAKSDIIGDVDAGAELLGEFSGMGKEVENLLTENKQLLETKNALNIVKNDLIAKVDELSGVQEVLREELEAVRQSKNKVDARVKELEEELKRLRAEALGASRDSKDEGADDFSSPMQDGDMTMTQRRRFTRVEMARVLMERNQYKERLMELQEAVRWTEMIRASRESPPITEKKKSTIWQFFARLFSTSSSPPPVKRPYYSVNIHYKSPSPAGFSQRRSQTMCQISTSNRTLEFFPEDDSAVLARREQRREQYRQVREHMRRDDGIMQACGWSVPSRFKQTGGQTDTAQESPLKRQQTTNEKDDNRMKNVPVPVYCRPLVEKDPNRKLWCAAGVDLSGWRAGSQESPPSRALLGGSDPLHADEDGAEKKSSHTSPEKRKSKELQETDSMNSRVWILTSTHSASKVVIIDANQPGSLVDQFNVCNAHVLCISSVPAASESDYPAGEIVLDPGDAGAGAGEDTGSVENMLAGITLVGCATNCSVARSNCSSRTDTPIMDKGQAPTAPPMNGKIHPAQSAEEATEATEVSESTANHTMGSGPPGPFTEHVFTDPQPRPTDVSDRNGGLSKEESSQPPESEDGCDDSKSYTSVAPTMWLGAQNGWLYVHSAVGNWKKCLHSIKLKDSVLSLVHVKGRVLVALADGTLAIFHRSEDGQWDLSNYHLMDLGRPHHSIRCMAVVHDKVWCGYKNKIHVIQPKSMQIEKSFDAHPRRESQVRQLAWIGDGVWVSIRLDSTLRLYHAHTHQHLQDVDIEPYVSKMLGTGKLGFSFVRITALLIGGNRLWVGTGNGVIISIPLTETVVLHRGQLLGLRANKVSPTSSGGVIHVYGDDGSEKSSGSFIPYCSMAQAQLCFHGHRDAVKFFVSVPGNVLATLNGSVLDSPSEGQGSTAPPEAEAQSVHNVLVLSGGEGYIDFRIGDGEDDETEEGESGGATQMKPALCKAERSHIIVWQVSYVPE, encoded by the exons ATGATGGAGCTGCAGATCGACGAGGTGGTCTACCAGGACGACTACGGCTCCGGCTCCGTGATGTCGGAGCGGGTGTCGGGCCTGGCCAACAGCATCTACCGGGAGTTCGAGCGGCTGATCCGCAGCTACGACGAGGAGGTGGTGAAGGAGCTGATGCCGCTGGTGGTGAACGTGCTGGAGAACCTGGACGGGGTGCTCACCGAGAACCAGGAGCACGaagtggagctggagctgctgaaggagGACAACGAGCAGCTCATCACCCAGTACGAGCGGGAGAAGGCGCTGAGGAAGCAGGCGGAGGAG AAATTCATTGAGTTTGAAGATGCCTTGGAAGCTGAGAAGAAGGACCTGCAGGTACAGGTGGAGTTTCTGGAGCTGCAGGGGAAACAGCTGGAGCTCAAGACAAAGAACTACTCCGACCAAA tcactCGGCTGGAGGAGCGAGAATCAGACACGAAGAAAGAGTACAACGCTCTGCACCAGCGCCACACTGAG ATGATCCAGACGTACGTCGAGCACATAGAGCGGTCCAAAATGCAGCAGGCAGGGACCAACAGCCAATCGGAAGGCCCCGGCTGTGGACGAAC CAAAGCGGAGCGCCCGCCGTCGTTGAGCCTGTACCCCAGCGGCGAGGGCATGGTACGTGGGGGTCTCGGGGGGGCTAGGATGATGCCCGGGAAAGACACCTGGCAGGTCAGCGAGCTCGGCCAGTCAATCTCCAGCTCTGCCTATCAG GAGGATGGATCCGAGTCCGACTCAGTAGCAGCCACGCCCAGCAGCACGGGGAGCAAGTCCAACACACCCACCTCCTCCGTCCCCTCCGCCACCGTCACCCCGATCAACGAGGGCTGCCTCCCCAACTCCGAGTTCGATGCCATGCGGGCCGGGAACCACAGGAAAAGTGCCAAGCGGCTCAGCCGGAATATGGAAGTGCAGGTTTCCCAGGAAACCAGGAACGTCAGCATCG GTATGGGAAGCAGTGATGAGTGGTCCGAGTTCCAGGAGATCATCGATTCTACTCCTGAGCTCGACATGTGTGTGGACCACCGCGGGTACGGGGGAGGAAACAG ccCCTCCCAGGGCATCGTGAACGAGGCCTTCGGCATCAACACCGACTCCCTTTATCACGAGATCAAAGACGCCAAGTCGGACATCATCGGAGACGTAGATGCAGGCGCCGAGCTGCTCG GCGAGTTCTCAG GGATGGGCAAGGAGGTGGAGAACCTGCTGACAGAGAACAAACAGCTCCTAGAGACCAA AAACGCTCTGAACATTGTGAAAAACGACCTTATTGCCAAAGTGGACGAGCTGTCGGGGGTGCAGGAGGTGctgagggaggagctggaggccgTGAGGCAGTCGAAGAACAAGGTGGACGCCAGAgtcaaggagctggaggaagaacTCAAGAG GTTAAGAGCCGAAGCTCTCGGTGCGTCTCGGGACTCTAAGGATGAAGGAGCGGATGAT TTCTCATCACCCATGCAGGACGGCGACATGACAATGACCCAGCGGCGGCGATTCACCCGGGTGGAGATGGCGCGCGTGCTGATGGAGAGGAACCAGTACAAAGAGAGACTGATGGAACTGCAGGAGGCCGTACGGTGGACGGAAATGATCAG GGCGTCACGGGAGAGTCCTCcaatcacagagaaaaagaagtcAACCATCTGGCAGTT CTTTGCACGTCTCTTCAGCACGTCGTCCAGCCCTCCGCCGGTCAAGCGGCCGTACTACAGCGTCAACATCCACTACAAGTCGCCCTCGCCGGCCGGCTTCTCTCAGCGACGCAGCCAAACCATGTGTCAGATCTCCACCTCCAACCGCACGCTGGAATTCTTCCCCGAAGA TGACTCGGCGGTCTTAGCCCGCCGAGAGCAGCGGCGCGAACAGTACCGGCAGGTCCGCGAGCACATGCGCCGCGATGACGGCATCATGCAGGCCTGTGGCTGGAGTGTGCCGTCACGCTTcaaacag ACTGGTGGTCAGACGGACACCGCTCAGGAAAGCCCGCTGAAGAGACAACAG ACCACCAACGAAAAAGATGATAATCGCATGAAGAATGTTCCTGTCCCGGTGTActgtcgccccctggtggagaAGGACCCCAACAGGAAG ttGTGGTGTGCGGCAGGCGTGGACCTGTCAGGATGGAGGGCCGGCAGCCAGGAGTCGCCACCAAGCAGAGCCCTGTTGGGCGGCAGCGATCCCCTGCACGCTGACGAGGACGGAGCGGAGAAGAAGAGCAGCCACACGTCCCCGGAGAAGAGGAAG TCAAAGGAGCTCCAAGAAACAGACAGCATGAACAGTCGAGTGTGGATACTCACCAGCACTCACTCTGCCAGCAAGGTGGTCATCATCGACGCCAACCAGCCGGGCTCACTGGTCGACCAGTTCAACGTCTGCAACGCCCACGTGCTCTGCATCTCCAGCGTCCCAG ctgcCAGTGAGAGTGACTACCCAGCAGGAGAGATCGTGTTGGATCCGGGTGACGCTGGCGCCGGCGCAGGCGAGGACACCGGTAGTGTGGAGAACATGTTGGCCGGTATCACTCTCGTCGGCTGCGCCACCAACTGCAGCGTTGCCCGTAGCAACTGCTCCTCACGCACTGACACCCCCATAATGGACAAAGGACAAG CCCCCACTGCTCCCCCCATGAACGGGAAGATTCACCCTGCACAGTCGGCCGAGGAAGCCACTGAAGCCACAGAGGTCTCAGAGTCAACAGCCAACCACACGATGGGATCCGGCCCTCCAGGACCATTCACCGAGCACGTCTTCACCGATCCCCAGCCTCGTCCTACAGACGTCTCCGACAG AAACGGAGGCCTGTCCAAAGAGGAATCGTCTCAGCCTCCAGAGTCAGAGGACGGATGCGACGATTCCAAAAGCTACACGAGCGTGGCCCCCACCATGTGGCTCGGGGCCCAGAACGGCTG GCTCTACGTGCACTCGGCCGTTGGAAACTGGAAGAAGTGTCTCCACTCCATCAAACTCAAAGACTCGGTGCTCAGCTTGGT GCATGTGAAAGGTCGTGTGCTGGTCGCCCTCGCTGACGGGACCCTCGCCATTTTCCACAGATCAGAGG ACGGCCAGTGGGATTTGTCCAACTACCACCTCATGGACCTCGGTCGGCCTCATCACTCCATCCGCTGCATGGCGGTCGTCCACGACAAGGTGTGGTGCGGCTACAAGAACAAGATCCACGTCATCCAGCCCAAGAGCATGCAGATCGAG AAGTCCTTCGACGCGCACCCCCGCAGGGAGAGCCAGGTGCGGCAGCTAGCGTGGATCGGCGATGGCGTGTGGGTGTCGATCCGGCTCGACTCCACCCTGCGCCTCTACCACGCCCACACGCACCAGCACCTCCAGGACGTGGACATTGAGCCGTACGTCAGCAAGATGCTGG GTACCGGCAAGCTGGGCTTCTCCTTCGTGCGAATCACGGCGCTTCTGATCGGTGGGAATCGCCTGTGGGTAGGAACTGGGAACGGTGTGATCATCTCCATCCCACTGACGGAGA CGGTGGTCCTTCACCGGGGACAGCTCCTGGGTTTGAGGG CCAATAAGGTGTCTCCAACATCCTCCGGGGGAGTCATCCACGTGTACGGCGACGACGGCTCTGAAAAGAGCAGCGGCAGCTTCATCCCCTACTGCTCGATGGCACAGGCCCAGCTCTGTTTCCACGGACACCGAGACGCAGTCAAGTTCTTCGTATCAGTGCCCG gcaaTGTTCTGGCCACCCTGAATGGCAGCGTGCTGGACAGTCCGTCTGAGGGGCAGGGCTCCACAGCGCCCCCAGAGGCCGAGGCCCAGAGTGTTCACAACGTGCTGGtgctgagtggaggagagggcTACATCGACTTCCGTATCG gcGATGGAGAAGACGACgagacggaggagggagagagcggtGGGGCCACGCAGATGAAACCTGCCTTGTGCAAAGCGGAGCGGAGCCACATCATCGTCTGGCAGGTGTCTTACGTACCCGAGTGA
- the mapk8ip3 gene encoding C-Jun-amino-terminal kinase-interacting protein 3 isoform X1, whose amino-acid sequence MMELQIDEVVYQDDYGSGSVMSERVSGLANSIYREFERLIRSYDEEVVKELMPLVVNVLENLDGVLTENQEHEVELELLKEDNEQLITQYEREKALRKQAEEKFIEFEDALEAEKKDLQVQVEFLELQGKQLELKTKNYSDQITRLEERESDTKKEYNALHQRHTEMIQTYVEHIERSKMQQAGTNSQSEGPGCGRTQRHTWRKSKAERPPSLSLYPSGEGMVRGGLGGARMMPGKDTWQVSELGQSISSSAYQEDGSESDSVAATPSSTGSKSNTPTSSVPSATVTPINEGCLPNSEFDAMRAGNHRKSAKRLSRNMEVQVSQETRNVSIGMGSSDEWSEFQEIIDSTPELDMCVDHRGYGGGNSPSQGIVNEAFGINTDSLYHEIKDAKSDIIGDVDAGAELLGEFSVRDDFFGMGKEVENLLTENKQLLETKNALNIVKNDLIAKVDELSGVQEVLREELEAVRQSKNKVDARVKELEEELKRLRAEALGASRDSKDEGADDFSSPMQDGDMTMTQRRRFTRVEMARVLMERNQYKERLMELQEAVRWTEMIRASRESPPITEKKKSTIWQFFARLFSTSSSPPPVKRPYYSVNIHYKSPSPAGFSQRRSQTMCQISTSNRTLEFFPEELASNGVASLLSDSAVLARREQRREQYRQVREHMRRDDGIMQACGWSVPSRFKQTGGQTDTAQESPLKRQQTTNEKDDNRMKNVPVPVYCRPLVEKDPNRKLWCAAGVDLSGWRAGSQESPPSRALLGGSDPLHADEDGAEKKSSHTSPEKRKSKELQETDSMNSRVWILTSTHSASKVVIIDANQPGSLVDQFNVCNAHVLCISSVPAASESDYPAGEIVLDPGDAGAGAGEDTGSVENMLAGITLVGCATNCSVARSNCSSRTDTPIMDKGQAPTAPPMNGKIHPAQSAEEATEATEVSESTANHTMGSGPPGPFTEHVFTDPQPRPTDVSDRNGGLSKEESSQPPESEDGCDDSKSYTSVAPTMWLGAQNGWLYVHSAVGNWKKCLHSIKLKDSVLSLVHVKGRVLVALADGTLAIFHRSEDGQWDLSNYHLMDLGRPHHSIRCMAVVHDKVWCGYKNKIHVIQPKSMQIEKSFDAHPRRESQVRQLAWIGDGVWVSIRLDSTLRLYHAHTHQHLQDVDIEPYVSKMLGTGKLGFSFVRITALLIGGNRLWVGTGNGVIISIPLTETVVLHRGQLLGLRANKVSPTSSGGVIHVYGDDGSEKSSGSFIPYCSMAQAQLCFHGHRDAVKFFVSVPGNVLATLNGSVLDSPSEGQGSTAPPEAEAQSVHNVLVLSGGEGYIDFRIGDGEDDETEEGESGGATQMKPALCKAERSHIIVWQVSYVPE is encoded by the exons ATGATGGAGCTGCAGATCGACGAGGTGGTCTACCAGGACGACTACGGCTCCGGCTCCGTGATGTCGGAGCGGGTGTCGGGCCTGGCCAACAGCATCTACCGGGAGTTCGAGCGGCTGATCCGCAGCTACGACGAGGAGGTGGTGAAGGAGCTGATGCCGCTGGTGGTGAACGTGCTGGAGAACCTGGACGGGGTGCTCACCGAGAACCAGGAGCACGaagtggagctggagctgctgaaggagGACAACGAGCAGCTCATCACCCAGTACGAGCGGGAGAAGGCGCTGAGGAAGCAGGCGGAGGAG AAATTCATTGAGTTTGAAGATGCCTTGGAAGCTGAGAAGAAGGACCTGCAGGTACAGGTGGAGTTTCTGGAGCTGCAGGGGAAACAGCTGGAGCTCAAGACAAAGAACTACTCCGACCAAA tcactCGGCTGGAGGAGCGAGAATCAGACACGAAGAAAGAGTACAACGCTCTGCACCAGCGCCACACTGAG ATGATCCAGACGTACGTCGAGCACATAGAGCGGTCCAAAATGCAGCAGGCAGGGACCAACAGCCAATCGGAAGGCCCCGGCTGTGGACGAAC TCAACGCCACACATGGAGGAAAAG CAAAGCGGAGCGCCCGCCGTCGTTGAGCCTGTACCCCAGCGGCGAGGGCATGGTACGTGGGGGTCTCGGGGGGGCTAGGATGATGCCCGGGAAAGACACCTGGCAGGTCAGCGAGCTCGGCCAGTCAATCTCCAGCTCTGCCTATCAG GAGGATGGATCCGAGTCCGACTCAGTAGCAGCCACGCCCAGCAGCACGGGGAGCAAGTCCAACACACCCACCTCCTCCGTCCCCTCCGCCACCGTCACCCCGATCAACGAGGGCTGCCTCCCCAACTCCGAGTTCGATGCCATGCGGGCCGGGAACCACAGGAAAAGTGCCAAGCGGCTCAGCCGGAATATGGAAGTGCAGGTTTCCCAGGAAACCAGGAACGTCAGCATCG GTATGGGAAGCAGTGATGAGTGGTCCGAGTTCCAGGAGATCATCGATTCTACTCCTGAGCTCGACATGTGTGTGGACCACCGCGGGTACGGGGGAGGAAACAG ccCCTCCCAGGGCATCGTGAACGAGGCCTTCGGCATCAACACCGACTCCCTTTATCACGAGATCAAAGACGCCAAGTCGGACATCATCGGAGACGTAGATGCAGGCGCCGAGCTGCTCG GCGAGTTCTCAG TCCGCGATGATTTCTTCG GGATGGGCAAGGAGGTGGAGAACCTGCTGACAGAGAACAAACAGCTCCTAGAGACCAA AAACGCTCTGAACATTGTGAAAAACGACCTTATTGCCAAAGTGGACGAGCTGTCGGGGGTGCAGGAGGTGctgagggaggagctggaggccgTGAGGCAGTCGAAGAACAAGGTGGACGCCAGAgtcaaggagctggaggaagaacTCAAGAG GTTAAGAGCCGAAGCTCTCGGTGCGTCTCGGGACTCTAAGGATGAAGGAGCGGATGAT TTCTCATCACCCATGCAGGACGGCGACATGACAATGACCCAGCGGCGGCGATTCACCCGGGTGGAGATGGCGCGCGTGCTGATGGAGAGGAACCAGTACAAAGAGAGACTGATGGAACTGCAGGAGGCCGTACGGTGGACGGAAATGATCAG GGCGTCACGGGAGAGTCCTCcaatcacagagaaaaagaagtcAACCATCTGGCAGTT CTTTGCACGTCTCTTCAGCACGTCGTCCAGCCCTCCGCCGGTCAAGCGGCCGTACTACAGCGTCAACATCCACTACAAGTCGCCCTCGCCGGCCGGCTTCTCTCAGCGACGCAGCCAAACCATGTGTCAGATCTCCACCTCCAACCGCACGCTGGAATTCTTCCCCGAAGA ACTGGCCAGTAACGGTGTTGCGTCTCTCCTCAGTGACTCGGCGGTCTTAGCCCGCCGAGAGCAGCGGCGCGAACAGTACCGGCAGGTCCGCGAGCACATGCGCCGCGATGACGGCATCATGCAGGCCTGTGGCTGGAGTGTGCCGTCACGCTTcaaacag ACTGGTGGTCAGACGGACACCGCTCAGGAAAGCCCGCTGAAGAGACAACAG ACCACCAACGAAAAAGATGATAATCGCATGAAGAATGTTCCTGTCCCGGTGTActgtcgccccctggtggagaAGGACCCCAACAGGAAG ttGTGGTGTGCGGCAGGCGTGGACCTGTCAGGATGGAGGGCCGGCAGCCAGGAGTCGCCACCAAGCAGAGCCCTGTTGGGCGGCAGCGATCCCCTGCACGCTGACGAGGACGGAGCGGAGAAGAAGAGCAGCCACACGTCCCCGGAGAAGAGGAAG TCAAAGGAGCTCCAAGAAACAGACAGCATGAACAGTCGAGTGTGGATACTCACCAGCACTCACTCTGCCAGCAAGGTGGTCATCATCGACGCCAACCAGCCGGGCTCACTGGTCGACCAGTTCAACGTCTGCAACGCCCACGTGCTCTGCATCTCCAGCGTCCCAG ctgcCAGTGAGAGTGACTACCCAGCAGGAGAGATCGTGTTGGATCCGGGTGACGCTGGCGCCGGCGCAGGCGAGGACACCGGTAGTGTGGAGAACATGTTGGCCGGTATCACTCTCGTCGGCTGCGCCACCAACTGCAGCGTTGCCCGTAGCAACTGCTCCTCACGCACTGACACCCCCATAATGGACAAAGGACAAG CCCCCACTGCTCCCCCCATGAACGGGAAGATTCACCCTGCACAGTCGGCCGAGGAAGCCACTGAAGCCACAGAGGTCTCAGAGTCAACAGCCAACCACACGATGGGATCCGGCCCTCCAGGACCATTCACCGAGCACGTCTTCACCGATCCCCAGCCTCGTCCTACAGACGTCTCCGACAG AAACGGAGGCCTGTCCAAAGAGGAATCGTCTCAGCCTCCAGAGTCAGAGGACGGATGCGACGATTCCAAAAGCTACACGAGCGTGGCCCCCACCATGTGGCTCGGGGCCCAGAACGGCTG GCTCTACGTGCACTCGGCCGTTGGAAACTGGAAGAAGTGTCTCCACTCCATCAAACTCAAAGACTCGGTGCTCAGCTTGGT GCATGTGAAAGGTCGTGTGCTGGTCGCCCTCGCTGACGGGACCCTCGCCATTTTCCACAGATCAGAGG ACGGCCAGTGGGATTTGTCCAACTACCACCTCATGGACCTCGGTCGGCCTCATCACTCCATCCGCTGCATGGCGGTCGTCCACGACAAGGTGTGGTGCGGCTACAAGAACAAGATCCACGTCATCCAGCCCAAGAGCATGCAGATCGAG AAGTCCTTCGACGCGCACCCCCGCAGGGAGAGCCAGGTGCGGCAGCTAGCGTGGATCGGCGATGGCGTGTGGGTGTCGATCCGGCTCGACTCCACCCTGCGCCTCTACCACGCCCACACGCACCAGCACCTCCAGGACGTGGACATTGAGCCGTACGTCAGCAAGATGCTGG GTACCGGCAAGCTGGGCTTCTCCTTCGTGCGAATCACGGCGCTTCTGATCGGTGGGAATCGCCTGTGGGTAGGAACTGGGAACGGTGTGATCATCTCCATCCCACTGACGGAGA CGGTGGTCCTTCACCGGGGACAGCTCCTGGGTTTGAGGG CCAATAAGGTGTCTCCAACATCCTCCGGGGGAGTCATCCACGTGTACGGCGACGACGGCTCTGAAAAGAGCAGCGGCAGCTTCATCCCCTACTGCTCGATGGCACAGGCCCAGCTCTGTTTCCACGGACACCGAGACGCAGTCAAGTTCTTCGTATCAGTGCCCG gcaaTGTTCTGGCCACCCTGAATGGCAGCGTGCTGGACAGTCCGTCTGAGGGGCAGGGCTCCACAGCGCCCCCAGAGGCCGAGGCCCAGAGTGTTCACAACGTGCTGGtgctgagtggaggagagggcTACATCGACTTCCGTATCG gcGATGGAGAAGACGACgagacggaggagggagagagcggtGGGGCCACGCAGATGAAACCTGCCTTGTGCAAAGCGGAGCGGAGCCACATCATCGTCTGGCAGGTGTCTTACGTACCCGAGTGA